In Macadamia integrifolia cultivar HAES 741 unplaced genomic scaffold, SCU_Mint_v3 scaffold1019, whole genome shotgun sequence, the genomic stretch ACTTAATCCATTCTGAAGGGACTCAATAGAAACAAGCACTTTTATTATGAAATGTGAAGTAACTGCATATACTTTATTCATACAACATAGTTGGCCTTATTCTTCATCAATGATATCTCATGATCAGAAGTACCACCCTTCAGACCTTCTTAAACTTGACCTTGAATTGTTCATCACTCAAAGCTGCCAAACGTCTGAAACCATTGTTGTCAACGAAAATGGCGATATCCTGGCATTGAGGTCTACAGGTATCACAAACACCAGGACAGAAGAAAAGCTTGTAATCATCATCATGTATCTTAATACTAAACCAATTTGCCAGAGTTTCTCTTCCCGGATTTCCTTCAACCCCACCTGTGGTGACAAATCTATGCCCACTAGACTCATCACTATCCTTGAGCTTCCACACTGTTGATTGTACACAAGTTGTCACAGCAGAGAACTTGATATTCAGATCCATAGACGCTTCAATGATCACTTCACTTGTGTTCACCGGCTTAAACGTTACCGGAATACCGGTAGACGCTTCAAGCTGCTCTTGAACAACATCCAAAGGGCAGCTGGTTGCATTACCTAAGTTGGAGAGAGTAAGCCCACCACCACCTTTCCCACTTATCACAGGCAAGCTGTAGTATTCGACAGCAGATCGGAGTTCTTCACCCGTT encodes the following:
- the LOC122062404 gene encoding kunitz trypsin inhibitor 5-like, translated to MRTLLFLFQLLLITSTIKQLPVVAQIVRDTTGEELRSAVEYYSLPVISGKGGGGLTLSNLGNATSCPLDVVQEQLEASTGIPVTFKPVNTSEVIIEASMDLNIKFSAVTTCVQSTVWKLKDSDESSGHRFVTTGGVEGNPGRETLANWFSIKIHDDDYKLFFCPGVCDTCRPQCQDIAIFVDNNGFRRLAALSDEQFKVKFKKDFQPIATCENRVQPLHRIAGSLLGHMPRCSQSSDVHHTSLLSVEDVGSTPSFSFL